One Mycolicibacter sp. MU0083 DNA window includes the following coding sequences:
- a CDS encoding MPT63 family protein — protein sequence MKSISTALVAGALVATGILSGAVAAADGPEPVTHPLGTQGTVPEGPGVHGWTIADLRPSSDTIPYQPRGTLWEATATDEAIQGTVFPIVANLSARSASGQNYQALFTVPTAQGIVPTGLAQGQKTSGKVYFDVTGDAPNSMVYQIGGNDLIRWEAPAPQPAATAPQPQQTGGATQAPANSGSQRAPAPARTPSTNSTRPGPAAPPQGSSGTPLPAEGSSGTPLP from the coding sequence ATGAAGTCCATCTCGACCGCGCTGGTTGCCGGGGCGCTTGTCGCTACCGGGATTTTGAGCGGCGCAGTCGCTGCAGCGGACGGCCCCGAGCCGGTCACCCACCCGCTCGGCACCCAGGGCACCGTGCCCGAAGGCCCGGGGGTGCACGGCTGGACCATCGCCGATCTGCGTCCCAGCTCCGACACGATCCCCTACCAGCCGCGCGGCACGCTGTGGGAGGCCACCGCCACCGACGAGGCCATCCAGGGCACCGTCTTCCCGATCGTCGCCAACCTCAGTGCCCGCTCGGCCAGCGGCCAGAATTACCAGGCACTGTTCACCGTGCCGACCGCACAGGGCATCGTGCCGACCGGCTTGGCCCAAGGTCAGAAGACCAGCGGCAAGGTCTACTTCGACGTGACCGGCGATGCGCCGAACAGCATGGTGTACCAGATCGGCGGCAACGACCTGATCCGGTGGGAGGCACCCGCACCCCAGCCCGCTGCGACGGCACCGCAGCCGCAGCAGACCGGCGGCGCCACGCAGGCCCCGGCCAACAGCGGCAGCCAACGTGCGCCCGCACCGGCCCGCACCCCATCGACCAACTCCACGCGCCCCGGTCCCGCGGCTCCGCCGCAGGGCAGCTCGGGCACGCCGCTTCCCGCCGAAGGCAGTTCAGGCACCCCGCTGCCCTGA